Within Deltaproteobacteria bacterium, the genomic segment CTGGAGGATTTCGGGAAAGAACTGGGGCGGTTATATGATGCCCAGGTCCATAAAGATCCGGCCTTTTCTTCCAATGCCTCCTTTTATATTATCGGGGAAAAGATATTGACCAGGAATGAACGGATGCCCGAGGATTGGCCGATCTTCGGCTCGGTCGGTTATGATTTTTTAAACCCGGTAAACGGTATTTTGATCGATAGCGAAAATGCCAAGGCCTTTGATGCCCTCTACGGCCGATTCATCAGTCGATCAATGAATTATACGGAACTGGTTTATGAAAAAAAAAAGTTGATCATGCAGGTGGCCATGTCGGCTGAAATTAATATGCTCGGCCACACCCTCGATCGACTGGCCGAAAAAAATCGATATACCCGGGATTTTACCCTGAACAGTCTCAAGACGGCCATCATGGAAGTCATCGCCTGTTTCCCCGTTTATCGAAGCTATGTGAATTATTGTCAGGTCCTTGAAAGAGACCGGCACTATATCGAACAGGCCGTGGCCGGTGCCCGGCGAAAAAACCCGGCCTTAAGCGCCTTGATCTTTGCGTTTTTGGAAAAGATCCTTTTGTTCCGCTATCCGGAAGAATTCGGCGAAGCGGAAAAAATGGAATGGCTGGATTTTGTGATGAGATTCCAGCAATTCACCGGTCCGGTGATGGCCAAGGGTCTGGAGGACACGGTTTTTTATATCTATAACCGTCTGCTTTCCCTTAATGATGTCGGCGGCAATCCGGAGGATTTCGGTACCTCCCTGGAGGCCTTTCATGGCCGGAATATCGAAAAAACCAAATCCTGGACCCATAGTCTGAATGCCACCTCCACCCATGACACCAAACGCAGTGAAGATGTCCGGGCGCGGATCAACGTCCTCTCGGAACTGCCCGACGAATGGGGAAAATGTCTGGTCCGCTGGGGACGGATCAATAAAAAAAAGAAAAGTTTAATCGACGACCAAAGGGTCCCTGATCCGAATGAGGAATATTTTCTTTATCAGACCCTTTTAGGGGCCTGGCCTTTACCCCCGCAGAATAAGTCGGCCCTGCCCTTCATCGAAAAGGTCGCCTCGACCCTTTTGAAGACTTTCCCCTCCCATCCGGCGGATGAAACCGATAGGGACATTTTTGTTCGGCGAATAAAGGAATATATGGTCAAAGCCGTCCGGGAGGCCAAGATCCACAGCAGTTGGATCAATCCCGATTTGGCTTATGAAGAGGCCCTGTTGCAATTTATCGAGGCCCTCTTATCCCCCCCTACAAACAATGCCTTCCTGAAGGATTTTAAACCCTTTCAGGAGAAACTTGCCTATTGGGGGATGTTTAATTCCCTTTCCCAAACCTTACTTAAAATTGTCTCTCCGGGCACCCCGGATTTTTACCAGGGCACGGAATTGTGGGATTTCAGCCTGGCCGATCCCGATAACCGCCGGCCCGTCGATTTCAAAATCCGGCAGGATCTGTTGAAAAAACTGAAAAAGAAGGTCGAGGCCGCCCGGAAGGATCTGACCGGCCTGGCCGAAGAACTGATCAGGGATTGGAAGGACGGCCGTATTAAACTTTATGTCACCTTCCGGGCCCTGAATTATCGCCGGGAAAACCACCTCCTTTTTGCCGAAGGAATCTATCTCCCCTTGACGGCCGAGGGGAAACGCAACAGAAACATCTGTGCCTTTGCCCGGCAGAAAGAGGATAAAACTGCTTTGATCATCGTTCCCCGGTTATTAGCCGGCCAGGGATTAAGCCCGGAAATCCCGCCCTTGGGGAAGGTCTGGGAGGATTCCCAGCTGTTCATACCGGACGAAATAGCCGGGGATCACTTTTATAATATATTTACCGGGGAAACCGCTCAGGTGGTCGAACGGGAGGGAAGAAGGACCCTGCCTCTGGAAGTGGTGTTCGCTTTTTTCCCCCTGGCCTTGCTGACCTCCTCCTGAGCTTTCTATCGGCTTCTTTTAGAAAAGGAGCGGATTAAAATGATTCTGAAAAAAGCTGAAAATCCCTTTGCCTTTACCGCCTGCTGGGAGTTGAAGGAGATGCTGGGCCGTACGGCCCGGGATGAAAGGCAACTGGTGGAGATTATCGAGGAGATCCCCCTCGACTCCGTCTATTATCACACCCATGGCTTTTTCCTGCGGCACCAATATATCGCCGGCCCCTATCCCAACGATTTCGCCACCTGGGCGGCGATTCAGGTCCGGGATCATGTCCTGGCTGAAAAATTGGGCATTCTCGATCCCTTTGAATACGAAAATCTGGAATCGCTACGCCTGGAGATTATCAATATTATCGAAGATCATTTGTCCCGATTACCGGTTATTCCCAGAACGATTTACGGAGAACCCTTTCATTTCATGCAATCCCGGATCATTGCCGCCCCCACAGGACTGGAGGCCTGGGATATGGCTGATTTTTGTGCGATTTTATCCTCTACGGATTCCAGTGTGGTCTACTTCCATACCTTCGAGGCCATGCTGCGTCTGGGACGCCGGGAAGGGGATTTCCCCTTTTGGATCGAAAGCCAATTAGGGGAGACCGAATTGGCCACGGCTATTTCCCAGATTGATTTGTATATGTCCACTCTTGAATCGATTCGAAAGCAGATCATCTCGCTTTGTAATGCCGGCCCGGGAAAAGGAGAGAAAAGATGAACCGTCTGGAATCCTATAAGGAAGTAGTTCCCAAAGGAACGGTGGAATTCCTGAAGCTTCTGGCCGAAAAAGTGCGGGGGAAGAGGATCCTGGAAATCAATTCCACCCGGGTGGGTGGAGGAGTGGCCGAAATCCTTCAGAGCCTGGTCCCGTTGTTCAGGGAGGTCGGCCTGGAGTGCCGCTGGGAGGTCATCTCCGGGACAGAGGAATTCTTCAATGTCACTAAAGCCTTTCACAACGCCCTTCAGGGACGGGAGGAGAACATCTCCCCCCAGATGCTCAAGGCCTACATAGAAATCAATCGGGAAAACGCCCAACGTCTTTCCCTGGATGCCGATTATGTGGTCATCCATGACCCCCAGCCTGCGGCCTTGATCGAAAATCGGACTTCCGGGGGGAAATGGATCTGGCGTTGCCATATCGATATATCCACTCCCCAGTTGAAGGTCTGGAGTTTTTTACGCCAATTCGTCGTCAAATATGACTCGGCCATTTTCTCCCTGCCCAGCTTTGCCCGTAAGCTGCCCATTCCCCAGTTTCTCATCTATCCCTCCATCGATCCCTTGAGCGACAAGAACCGGGAGTTGTCTTCCGAAGAACAGAACCGGATTCTGCAAAAATTGAATATCCCCCTCGACAAGCCCATACTGCTCCAGGTTTCCCGTTTCGACCGGTTTAAGGATCCCCTGGGGGTGATCCAGGCCTATCGTCTGGTAAAAAAATATCATGATGTGCGTCTTATTCTGGCCGGCGGCAGCGCCACCGACGACCCCGAAGGGGAGATCGTCCTGGCTGAAGTTCGGGATCTCGCCCAGAATGATCCGGATATCCTGATTCTAATGCTGCCTCCCGACGCCCACCTGGAGATCAATGCCCTGCAGCGGGCGGCGACCATTATCCTGCAAAAATCGTTACGGGAGGGGTTCGGCCTGACGGTAACCGAGGCCATGTGGAAGGGCAAACCGGTTATCGGGGGATTTGCCGGCGGAATCACGGTTCAGCTTGTTTACGGGGTCACCGGATTTACGGTCTATTCCGTGGAGGGGGCGGCGCTCCGCATCCATTACCTGCTGGACAACCCCGCCTTAAGGGCCAGGATGGGAGAGGATGCCAAAGAATATGCCCGTCGGAATTTTCTGATTACCCGCAATCTGGGCAACTATTTGGCCCTGATGGCTTATCTGGGATAGGGAATGTATTAGTTGGAAAATACCGTTCGTCGTTCAGGGTTCGGCGTTCGGCGAAAGAAATTTTTATGCTTCGTGACGCCTCCTTGCGGCGGGCATGATTCCAAAATACGAAAATGCAAAGAATTTCATTGCGAAAGCCTGTGATTAATTTCCTTCAGGAGCCGGACGATTTCCTGCTGATTCCGTAATTGGTATCGGGCCAGGCTCAGCCCACCGGTTCCTACGCGTATGGTTAAGAGATGTTTACTGTCCAGTCTGAAGACGTCTTCATCGGTGACATCGTCCCCGGTATACAAGCCCTTTGGGCATCCGGACAGGCCCATCAGGCAGCGCATGGCCGTTCCTTTGTCAGGGGCCATCTCCGGCAAAAGGTTTTCAACGCATTTACCCTCAATCCTCCGGGGATGGGGGATGAGCAAATCAATACCGCGGAGTACGAGGGAGTGGGCCTTCTCTCGATCCAGGGCGGCGCGGTA encodes:
- the treY gene encoding malto-oligosyltrehalose synthase; the encoded protein is MEKESPRSLKRTEEIFQATTEDFASSKRLPVSTYRLQFNHRFTFSQARKIVSYLQELGITDVYASPCFLARRGSLHGYDILDHNRLNPEIGTEEEYQEWVTELEKYGMGQIQDIVPNHMCITGDENNWWQDVLENGPGSLYADFFDIDWKPVKVDLNNKVLLPFLGDQYGRVLDAQEIVLIIKAGAFFISYGDQKLPLGPISYSRILKLDLEALSDKMGEGDPDLQELLSIITALDHLPPQSEKDPEKILERRREKEIIKKRISALYDGNKSIQNFIDQNINTYNGQKGISTSFELLDGLLNAQAYRFSHWRVATDEINYRRFFDINELAGLRVERPQVFLETHRLIFKLVREKKVTGLRVDHPDGLYNPSEYFYRLQKACFIQKGLHRAEERLTEADQASISLEDFGKELGRLYDAQVHKDPAFSSNASFYIIGEKILTRNERMPEDWPIFGSVGYDFLNPVNGILIDSENAKAFDALYGRFISRSMNYTELVYEKKKLIMQVAMSAEINMLGHTLDRLAEKNRYTRDFTLNSLKTAIMEVIACFPVYRSYVNYCQVLERDRHYIEQAVAGARRKNPALSALIFAFLEKILLFRYPEEFGEAEKMEWLDFVMRFQQFTGPVMAKGLEDTVFYIYNRLLSLNDVGGNPEDFGTSLEAFHGRNIEKTKSWTHSLNATSTHDTKRSEDVRARINVLSELPDEWGKCLVRWGRINKKKKSLIDDQRVPDPNEEYFLYQTLLGAWPLPPQNKSALPFIEKVASTLLKTFPSHPADETDRDIFVRRIKEYMVKAVREAKIHSSWINPDLAYEEALLQFIEALLSPPTNNAFLKDFKPFQEKLAYWGMFNSLSQTLLKIVSPGTPDFYQGTELWDFSLADPDNRRPVDFKIRQDLLKKLKKKVEAARKDLTGLAEELIRDWKDGRIKLYVTFRALNYRRENHLLFAEGIYLPLTAEGKRNRNICAFARQKEDKTALIIVPRLLAGQGLSPEIPPLGKVWEDSQLFIPDEIAGDHFYNIFTGETAQVVEREGRRTLPLEVVFAFFPLALLTSS
- a CDS encoding glycosyltransferase; its protein translation is MNRLESYKEVVPKGTVEFLKLLAEKVRGKRILEINSTRVGGGVAEILQSLVPLFREVGLECRWEVISGTEEFFNVTKAFHNALQGREENISPQMLKAYIEINRENAQRLSLDADYVVIHDPQPAALIENRTSGGKWIWRCHIDISTPQLKVWSFLRQFVVKYDSAIFSLPSFARKLPIPQFLIYPSIDPLSDKNRELSSEEQNRILQKLNIPLDKPILLQVSRFDRFKDPLGVIQAYRLVKKYHDVRLILAGGSATDDPEGEIVLAEVRDLAQNDPDILILMLPPDAHLEINALQRAATIILQKSLREGFGLTVTEAMWKGKPVIGGFAGGITVQLVYGVTGFTVYSVEGAALRIHYLLDNPALRARMGEDAKEYARRNFLITRNLGNYLALMAYLG